A DNA window from Vigna angularis cultivar LongXiaoDou No.4 chromosome 1, ASM1680809v1, whole genome shotgun sequence contains the following coding sequences:
- the LOC108335879 gene encoding protein SHI RELATED SEQUENCE 1 isoform X2 produces the protein MAGLFSLGGGRGSNNNQQDNTTNNEIPAAETLFWYSKTDDVSSYRGFELWNQQQEQHVMPPHARPLLQRDLYSSGVGPSRGVSDDHSSSRSAFVAMRAAEGGISCQDCGNQAKKDCPHMRCRTCCKSRGYECQTHVKSTWVPASKRRERQQQLAVLQEQQQQQRDLSKRPRDPTACTRLPSSGLEEGHFPSVVSSPAEFRCVRVSCVEDADDRYAYQTAVNIGGHLFKGILYDHGPENSNNNNSNNNSNNYMAGETSAGVGGAQPLNLTASGVVTSSGALVDPSSLYSAPVNTFMGGSGTQFFPHTRS, from the exons ATGGCGGGTTTGTTCTCATTAGGCGGAGGGAGAGGGAGTAACAACAACCAGCAAGACAACACTACCAACAACGAGATTCCTGCGGCTGAGACCCTATTCTGGTATAGCAAAACTGACGACGTTTCATCCTACCGAGGGTTCGAGCTATGGAACCAGCAGCAGGAGCAGCATGTGATGCCCCCGCATGCGCGGCCTCTCCTGCAGCGAGATCTTTACTCCTCCGGTGTGGGACCCAGTCGAGGCGTCTCCGATGATCACTCCTCGTCTAGATCAGCGTTTGTGGCTATGCGCGCGGCGGAGGGTGGAATAAGCTGCCAGGACTGCGGGAACCAAGCAAAAAAAGATTGTCCACACATGCGGTGCAGAACGTGCTGCAAGAGCCGCGGCTACGAGTGCCAAACCCATGTCAAAAGCACTTGGGTTCCCGCTTCCAAACGTCGCGAGCGTCAGCAACAGCTCGCTGTCTTGCAAGAGCAGCAGCAACAACAGAGAGACCTTTCCAAACGGCCAAGGGACCCAACCGCTTGCACTCGTTTGCCCTCGTCAG ggtTAGAAGAAGGGCATTTTCCATCTGTGGTGAGTTCTCCTGCTGAGTTCAGGTGCGTGAGGGTTAGCTGCGTGGAGGATGCTGATGACAGGTATGCATATCAAACGGCTGTGAACATTGGGGGACATCTGTTCAAAGGAATCCTTTATGACCATGGTCCTGAGAAtagcaataataataacagtaataataatagtaataattacaTGGCCGGGGAGACCTCTGCTGGTGTTGGTGGAGCTCAGCCCTTGAACCTCACTGCTTCTGGCGTTGTCACTTCTTCTGGGGCACTTGTTGATCCTTCCTCCTTGTATTCCGCTCCGGTCAACACTTTCATGGGTGGCAGTGGTACGCAATTCTTCCCTCACACAAGatcttga
- the LOC108335879 gene encoding protein SHI RELATED SEQUENCE 1 isoform X1, translating to MAGLFSLGGGRGSNNNQQDNTTNNEIPAAETLFWYSKTDDVSSYRGFELWNQQQEQHVMPPHARPLLQRDLYSSGVGPSRGVSDDHSSSRSAFVAMRAAEGGISCQDCGNQAKKDCPHMRCRTCCKSRGYECQTHVKSTWVPASKRRERQQQLAVLQEQQQQQRDLSKRPRDPTACTRLPSSEGLEEGHFPSVVSSPAEFRCVRVSCVEDADDRYAYQTAVNIGGHLFKGILYDHGPENSNNNNSNNNSNNYMAGETSAGVGGAQPLNLTASGVVTSSGALVDPSSLYSAPVNTFMGGSGTQFFPHTRS from the exons ATGGCGGGTTTGTTCTCATTAGGCGGAGGGAGAGGGAGTAACAACAACCAGCAAGACAACACTACCAACAACGAGATTCCTGCGGCTGAGACCCTATTCTGGTATAGCAAAACTGACGACGTTTCATCCTACCGAGGGTTCGAGCTATGGAACCAGCAGCAGGAGCAGCATGTGATGCCCCCGCATGCGCGGCCTCTCCTGCAGCGAGATCTTTACTCCTCCGGTGTGGGACCCAGTCGAGGCGTCTCCGATGATCACTCCTCGTCTAGATCAGCGTTTGTGGCTATGCGCGCGGCGGAGGGTGGAATAAGCTGCCAGGACTGCGGGAACCAAGCAAAAAAAGATTGTCCACACATGCGGTGCAGAACGTGCTGCAAGAGCCGCGGCTACGAGTGCCAAACCCATGTCAAAAGCACTTGGGTTCCCGCTTCCAAACGTCGCGAGCGTCAGCAACAGCTCGCTGTCTTGCAAGAGCAGCAGCAACAACAGAGAGACCTTTCCAAACGGCCAAGGGACCCAACCGCTTGCACTCGTTTGCCCTCGTCAG aagggtTAGAAGAAGGGCATTTTCCATCTGTGGTGAGTTCTCCTGCTGAGTTCAGGTGCGTGAGGGTTAGCTGCGTGGAGGATGCTGATGACAGGTATGCATATCAAACGGCTGTGAACATTGGGGGACATCTGTTCAAAGGAATCCTTTATGACCATGGTCCTGAGAAtagcaataataataacagtaataataatagtaataattacaTGGCCGGGGAGACCTCTGCTGGTGTTGGTGGAGCTCAGCCCTTGAACCTCACTGCTTCTGGCGTTGTCACTTCTTCTGGGGCACTTGTTGATCCTTCCTCCTTGTATTCCGCTCCGGTCAACACTTTCATGGGTGGCAGTGGTACGCAATTCTTCCCTCACACAAGatcttga